Proteins from a genomic interval of Physeter macrocephalus isolate SW-GA chromosome 21, ASM283717v5, whole genome shotgun sequence:
- the LOC102996058 gene encoding LOW QUALITY PROTEIN: putative MAGE domain-containing protein MAGEA13P (The sequence of the model RefSeq protein was modified relative to this genomic sequence to represent the inferred CDS: deleted 1 base in 1 codon) — protein sequence MSLGQKSEHCKLEEDLRAPKEAQGLEGVQAPMAEKEESSFPSSPSSSLTPLILGTPEEVPATEALSPLQSSQRACFSPTATTATPSSQSDENSRSQEEEGPITPQAPPDPESLLSDELNKKVAELVQFLCVRYVTKEPTTKAEMLTNVIKEHKGHFPAIFSEVCECMEVVFGIKVKEVDPTSHSYVLVKTLDLTYDGMLNDDQGTPKTGLLLLILGMIFMEGNRAPEEDIWEVLNMMGVYAGQDDFIYGEPRKLITKDLVKEHYLEYRQVPHSDPPHYEFRWGPRAYAETSKMKVLEFFAEISGTDPTSFPSWYEEALRDERAQARAATGDDTSATASESSSVMRSSLSCPERSPKQILQSSFEDNSQCFT from the exons ATGTCTCTGGGTCAGAAGAGTGAGCACTGCAAGCTTGAGGAAGACCTTCGGGCCCCCAAAGAGGCACAGGGCCTAGAAGGGGTGCAGGCTCCCATGGCTGAGAAGGAAGagtcctccttcccctcctctccctcctcctccctcactcctTTGATCCTGGGCACTCCAGAGGAGGTGCCTGCCACTGAGGCACTGAGTCCTCTCCAGAGTTCTCAGAGAGCCTGCTTCTCACCCACTGCCACCACAGCCACTCCATCGAGTCAATCTGATGAGAATTCCAGAAGCCAAGAAGAGGAGGGGCCCATCACCCCCCAGGCTCCACCAGATCCTGAGTCCTTGCTCAGTGATGAGCTAAACAAGAAGGTGGCTGAACTGGTGCAGTTTCTGTGTGTCAGATATGTAACAAAGGAACCCACCACAAAGGCAGAAATGCTAACAAATGTCATCAAAGAACACAAGGGTCACTTCCCTGCAATCTTCAGCGAAGTCTGTGAGTGCATGGAGGTTGTCTTTGGCATTAAAGTGAAGGAAGTGGACCCCACCAGCCACTCCTATGTGCTTGTCAAAACACTTGACCTCACCTACGATGGGATGCTGAATGATGACCAGGGCACGCCCAAGACCGGCCTCCTGCTACTTATCCTGGGTATGATCTTCATGGAGGGCAACCGTGCCCCTGAGGAGGACATCTGGGAAGTGCTGAATATGATGGGGGTGTATGCTGGGCAGGACGATTTCATCTACGGGGAGCCCAGGAAACTCATCACCAAAGATTTGGTGAAGGAACACTATCTAGAGTACCGGCAGGTGCCCCACAGTGACCCTCCACACTATGAATTCCGGTGGGGTCCAAGGGCCTACGCTGAAACCAGCAAGATGAAAGTCCTGGAG TTTTTTGCTGAGATCAGTGGGACTGACCCCACTTCCTTCCCATCATGGTATGAGGAAGCTTTGAGAGATGAGAGAGCCCAGGCCAGAGCTGCCACCGGGGATGATACTAGTGCCACAGCCAGTGAAAGTTCCAGTGTCATGCGCAGCAGCCTCTCCTGCCCCGAGCGAAGTCCGAAGCAGATTCTTCAGTCTTCGTTTGAAGACAACAGCCAATGTTTTACGTAG